One genomic segment of Helianthus annuus cultivar XRQ/B chromosome 14, HanXRQr2.0-SUNRISE, whole genome shotgun sequence includes these proteins:
- the LOC110906385 gene encoding uncharacterized protein LOC110906385 — protein MDSRHDDKRMNVEEDRLSSLPDCLIHKILSFISIKHAIRTSVLSSRWWFIWTSMPYLNFSTGDFFVAQVLKTGFEYMTCHLKHGIELTYICVPKPFSIQFLFSFLKADHTLTQLFSLSFETLEQTQTNLNQNLSSLTSQTPAHTRQTPALSRSHTGDRLVFRRLRSPVTPNPPPTPPVIESPVTTPPHHDLLFISCARSVYTQHSHLSLVSSVKFLQQLQRRRRNGGGGGGDLRLMMIMILMMRSAAERQKDSSEYDDDFRGGGTFFPTSFVLRFWFRVNRVNIASDWSNRVDSIRVSRLS, from the exons ATGGATTCTAGACATGATGATAAGAGAATGAATGTAGAAGAAGATAGACTAAGTAGCTTGCCAGATTGTCTTATTCATAAAATCCTCTCTTTTATTAGCATCAAACATGCTATTCGAACCAGTGTTTTGTCATCTAGATGGTGGTTTATATGGACTTCAATGCCTTATCTTAATTTCTCAACCGGTGATTTCTTTGTTGCACAA GTTTTAAAAACGGGCTTCGAATATATGACATGCCACTTAAAACACGGGATTGAGCTT acatATATATGTGTACCAAAACCCTTCTCCATtcaatttttgttttcttttttgaaAGCAGATCATACACTCACACAACTCTTCTCTCTTTCTTTCGAAACCCTAGAACAAACACAGACAAACCTAAATCAAAACCTCAGTTCCCTCACATCTCAAACACCTGCACACACCAGACAAACCCCTGCTCTCTCTCGATCTCACACCGGTGACCGGTTGGTTTTCCGGCGTCTCCGTTCTCCGGTGACACCAAACCCACCTCCGACACCCCCCGTTATAGAATCCCCGGTAACCACACCCCCACACCACGATCTCCTCTTCATCTCTTGTGCCAGATCCGTATACACGCAacactctcatctctctctcGTTTCGTCGGTAAAGTTCCTGCAGCAATTGCAGCGCCGCCGCCGCAACGGCGGCGGTGGAGGAGGTGATCTGAGgttgatgatgattatgatatTGATGATGAGGTCTGCGGCGGAACGACAGAAAGACAGTAGCGAATATGATGATGATTTTCGTGGTGGTGGTACTTTTTTTCCGACGAGTTTTGTTTTACG GTTTTGGTTCCGGGTCAACCGAGTCAACATAGCGAGTGACTGGTCAAACCGGGTCGACTCAATTCGGGTGTCGCGGCTCAGTTAG